cttaattttataaaaatatttactaattaattttttatattaaaaatattttaaaattttcaactttttaactattaaaattaacagaggaattcattaataaacttttaaaattttaaaaatatttgaatacattttttaaaattttaaaaattgtattaaaaataaattttaattttaggtaGCTAATAAAATCTTAGTTTTTATTTGGacagtataatttttataataaaaatgcgTCTGACTAAAAatcacaattttttaaaaaatatattttaattcaatattttttttaataaatatagttTTCAAAGACGGTTTTCTAGTCAAAGCCTTTTTATGTGATAGCCACATCCTCTCTTCTCTATTTTGAAATACAGGACCACTCCCCTATACTTCCCCTATATCCACTTTGAGTCTATTgtgataaatataattttattataattaatttctctatCATATATTACTGCTTCCGTAATTTCAAATTCatcagatttaaaaaataattaatatgaacGATTGATATTTAGTTTGTATATggtttttgaatttcaaattaaatcaaaaaactatattaaactatattaaaattaaaaaaataaatattgtaaGAATTCAAACggtattgaattaaatttatttagttatttattttaattttaatttttttattaaaaatcatacCAAAACAGAATTGAAATTATATCGAAATcatatcaaattaaaatcaaatcgttttgaactaaatttatttagttatttaattttaattataattttttattaagaattatACCAAAATAGAATCTATCGAATCAGAAtggtattgaaaaattaatattatatatatatatatatatatatatttaaataattttaataatattgtaattatattacgttatttcaataatatattttatattttatattttatatatttttaatatgatcttataatttatattatcaaattataggaatttatttaataaatttaaatttaaattttataaattattaaataatatataataaaaaattataaataagtaaaagtataaataaaataattatttgagagttattttaaatttaataaaaaattaatttcttgcatatgtgtatatatttttttaattacttttatatttaatgttatctaactatttttataaattaaattattcagatAATTTAAATACGACTCTTCTCTTAACCATTCAATAGttactaaaaatataatttaattagttattaaaatataatttaatcagtTATTACAAATTTctaataatatgatttaaataatttaattaattataatttattctatttaaataagtTATACACTAAAAGAATTTAAGAAATTACCAATGGAAATTTCCATTGGTAAACATTGATATTCCATTATTGATATTCCATTAGTGAAATTTTTCATTAACAGATCTATGACGGATTCATTCCGTTGGAAAAATTCTCGTTGGTAAATTATTCACTAACGGAATTTGTATCCGTTAGTGACACTAACAGATCACCAATGGAAATTTCCGTTGGTGGCACTAACGGATTATCAACagaaatttccgttggtgacaCTAACGGATCACCAACAAAAATTTATGTTGGTGACACTAACGAATTTCTTGGTTAGTAATCCGTTAGTGAATAAAAATGGACACGAACGGAAATTCTATTGGTAATCCGTTGGTAAATCATAAAATTGCATTTCATACATTATGCACCTGTACCTGTACCCTGTACATTCATATACATCCATCATCATCCTTCATTATACTggacaataataatattttaaacgtaaaaaaccaaattactcattaaaatatatttaaaacttaaaaaatttgtactacaattataatttgaaataaaaattatcaactggTCGTAACAAAAGATacatactaaactaaactagatagctcatcatctgtatcatcatcactgtctatatgatgatcaCCAATGATAGGGGCATCATCATGCCGCTGCTGTGGAGACGGGGCTGGAGGTGCCCTAGGAGCAGATGTCTGAGTGGATGTCCAATACCCTGTTGTGCCATCATCCTACGCATAAACGTTTGCAACTCGTCCAGCACTGTGGTAATTCGACCGTTCTCTGTCTCTAGCCGATTAATTTTATTCTGCATTCTGTTCATTGCTTCAATTATAGGAGGATCCACTGGGGGTGCAGACGTGTATGAAGCGGAACAATGAGATGGCTTATGAAAATATGCTGAAGCCTGGGATCCTAACCCATAAACTCGACTCTTTTTCTGCCCGCCAACCGCTTCGTAGTACAACTGGACCTCATTTATGGGCGTCGGCTCATTGCTTCCCTCCTGTTGCTGTGTTGCAGCCTCCTTCAGTTGTACGTATTTATCCtgcattataaatttaaagtaacgtattagtaaaataatttaagtaaATGAAAATTGTTAATAACTACATTTAATATCaacttacataaatagcttTTGACCTCGCATCAACAAACTCCTCTGTCCCCTTTCTCTTATGTGTGGCCTCAAAAAGCTCATGAGGATGTGGTTCTCTGCCTAGTCTTTCTCTCTGTTACCAATTATAAGAAGTGTAGCATTTATCATCgaaacaaaatatttataagaagataaatataaaataaaaatttttactaaTACCATCCTCCGCTGGTGGGTATACTGTGAAACAGATCCGCATGCGTATCTGAAAATCCCAGATCCTGACCCTCCAGCCTCACTGCGCCTATTGACAGAAAACTTGTCACACTTCTCTTTGTATTCAGAAGTGTTCCAAGTTTCCTGCCACTTCCTCAAAACAAAATCTGGTGTAGCCAGATTCTTCGTCTTCTCTTTCCTGATTTCCCACATTAAGCCCCTGTATCTCTCAGCTGTCTTTTTCTGCCATGCAATTTTGACCAAGCTGTCAATTGCTTGGTCCCATATGAAGTATTTCTGCAAAAAGATTAAAGTATATGAGTAGGTAGTAATTACTCATTTCATATTATATGTCAAAATGCTAAAAGAATTACGCATCACCTTGAATTCTTGCCAAAAAAACTCCTTGGTGTCATTTGGCACTGTCTTCCAACAGTGCCCTTCTGCGACCAATCTTTCTTTTAATATCAGAGTAATCCTGCGACTGCACATCTCCGACGGATGTAAACTACATGAACAACCGTGAGTTAGTATAGGGTAACATTAAAATTAATCgtaattaagaaataattaaGTATTACTTGTTATTAATGAGTGAAATGGTCTGACGGATgtaaactgtaatacccggctagagtccggcatcggaatttctgtCGTCCGGTAGAAACCAGGATGTCAGAATTCTCTAGatgggtaggatttatgtttttttaaagtaatgtagtatgttttcatgttttaacgttaaatggaactaagaaaagcaccaaggaagaaaagccaggttcggccgccgaaggaaaatttcggccgccgaacatgcatggctttcggtttcacgttaggccatcgaaggtggtctggccagccacctataaaggccctcaagcggtggaaggataagtattcacttttctttcacttttcagaggtgagaccatctctttcttggagtttcttcatgttttcatcaatctTGCCAAGTTTTGATTGGTTTtaatggtattttgaaggttttgagctaaaaacccaagatttggaagtttggagagtttgaaggagagttgctccatatctccacgttgggatcgttcatcttcttgttctcaagaggtaagtgaagatcctgagcttctttgtgtGTTTTTATGAAGGtgttatgaggttttggggagagttgcatgaatagggtaaaaagtgagtttttggtgttttgttgataaaagcatgttcatgtgttatgtgttttgttttgttggggttttaaggtagtttttgacccctttgagcatatgcttaggtgtatgcatgttgaggaattgaggtgtttgagttggggaGAGTTTGGTgtattttggcgtgaggcagagcaaggttctgccttgctgatgaacccagcttcggccaccaaagaatggttcggccgccaaatgtgctgaggaggtgacttcggttgcctaagcttgcccccgagcttttggactttcggctctggagtagagtttcggccgccgaaggtgccgccgaaggttagagactttcgtctctggagtgcctgtCAGCCcacgaaacttgcccccgaaagggttcggctgccgaaaatagaggttcggccgccgaaggtgcatgtgtttcagctctggagaggactttcgaccgccgaacctgctgccgaaggtgccctgtccagctttcctttacatgttttgcatgattgttttcaGGGTgtctaaggggattcttggggaggtttATAGAGGTATTTTTgggctagtttggtccctcatttgagtccatctgtgtaggcacagaccagaggaaccaaagagagcagcagtgagtactgcttcagagtttgctgagtcagtccagagatagccagaggtgagtggaactaaacttaattcttttaattgagaaatggaatgcttttagcatatttcatgcatcatgattatgcaataggttgatttcattagaatccacaaagatgttgcattgcatacttatttgttgatgtgggtgaatgctgaatgatccaatggttccagacaggaagtccaggtgcccagtctatgccctggcaggtataggaaagtccaggtgcccagtctatgccctggcaggtataggaaagaccaggtgcccagtctatgccctggcaaatggtaagtacaggtgttatatacacgtatacatatacagtacaggaagaccaggaccccattctacggcctagcacggaacagatactgggactatgtggtgacgggtttacccttgatgtgaattgtctgtgatatgatacattccataagagcatgttttaatgacctgttttactgttctactcactgggctatagagctcatcccactcccttaactccagtcttgcaggttcagtgtatagGTTGTACAGGGgaagatcagcagagtacagaaagagtaaagagctttgtaacagtatagtgtggacatgtaataatataatgagatgtaaagagatgtaatagttagaaatagaattgtgcttgatccAGTTGTTCTGTAAATcttgtatatacatggtctgtttatgtaaCTGAGTTATGAacatgtgaaaaaccaggcttaacaggtaagagttaacccatctagagcaagctctagtcaggggtacagagtacagagatagtacatgcacaggttaagccttgctccagagaaaattttttattttcacaggtcatgtatgagatttacaggtacccagagagtatagcaggcttgctacgggttctggcggccttaagccgacctgaatcctagcgccggtggcggtccgattttcgggtcgttatagattgaTATCAGAGGCCAAGGTTcaaatgatcggacctatagagagagtgtcgggctcatagaggttagaagtggtcaagcacaataggaaattgatcaagcataatttagccacatttttatgatctttattattgtttatttacacatttttctagcttaatttttgtttttgttatgtttttacagaaaaggaagaaattgggaagttagagaaaaagtgaagaaaaagctggaaaagtgattgggtctgagtgatttggccaaatcactcgcaggaactggccaaatcactcgaagagacagagacagaaactggactgaatcccaaaaagcgattggggcagattgagcaagtaatttgcccaaatcactcgcagaaactgcccaaatcaccttgacagcagaagttgacagcagagcgggaaaagtgcagaaattagaaattcgaattatcagaagtccaaatctaactcaatcactaccaacataattCCAGGAGCCACGAGAcaatttctcacctaaggaattccttttacaattaaaatccacatccaaagaggaatcaaagaccaagtcaagaagggatttcaaaaccctagatggatgagattctccaactataaaagagcaacctccaaatCAGCAAGAGACATCtctttcagcatctgccatcctcggaaattctccagcaacacagcagaaactttccttctttcttttcttctttatttttgtattttagtcaccatgagtggctaaattcattattttctagttgaagttgagaatattcagatttgtgatgaattgggaggtttaatactccattgttgaactcttgcttgtttcaatatttatgcaatctgatcttttccataattattactttgcttttagaatcaataagggcccattgcttttaaattgcttaaagtgataaattgtttgaatgatttaggtccgtaattgcttaaattgtttgaacataaatataatcagttgcataacctagccttgaccacgcggttggcaaggatagaattgggtttctctaagtcttaatgcgatcaacggttgttcgatgctaaatgccccaaggacgttccttggcaacttgttgatcagtgtttgattagcgaacatttcctaatagaactagaactaaggaggaatttggattgtgagaagcgtcttccacaaccaaaactgatttattgaaatcaaataggagtctttaataatcaatgatcaattctgaacaaactgaattaggctcacacttcagctagaatctctttgccattgatattctcacttatttaaattattcttctcttttgcttttagcttttaactcatcaaaacaaacccccctcttttacttatttgttattacttgccttagtcattattaggaagatacttggtgtcaattccctgtggttcgaccctattgccactatctgcaaatttatttgttgattgataataggttatttttgacggcttcgacaaccgcttatcaaaaattggcgccgttgccgggaaattgatctaactaacgtattttccctttatgaccaggtctggccgtaaagacactcttctttacgatccggagattgagaaaaccgccaagagcttaaggaagcaagcaaatttgaggaaccaagcctcaaaaccatcttcatcaacaactccacctcacagaccacctactgcccctgctgaagaaatttctgtaccagcagaaacttccatCACTGCACCTACTACTATTGAATTTGCACCAGAAACTGAACTTCTggttatggcagaaaatccagcaatggcagcaccacctgctgcacatgtagaaaCTGAAATACAAGCTGGAAACGCGCCCAtccaagcaccccagccacgggaaagaactctcagagagttagctgaaccaacaggagatcaagcacccttatgcattgaatatcccctattgacagcaccattcgagctaaggacaggactgattcatctccttcctaaattcagaggcctagaaaatgaagatcctcacaagcatttgaaggcattccacgttgtgtgctcaaccatgagaccctaaggcattccagaagacaatatcaagcttagagccttccctttttcccttgaagactatgccaaagaatggctattctacttgccacccggatccatcacatcatgggctgatatggtaagagcattcttgagaaaattctttccaacctcaaaagccataggcatccgtcgagaaataagtggcataaagcaaaagcactctgaaggcttgtatgagtattgggaaaggttcaaaaagttgtgcacaagctgccctcggcatgatatttctgaccaatctctcattgagtacttctatggaggtttgctaccctcaaagagaaaatttattgacgcagcatgtggaggaacaattgaaaaaaaatcacctcgagagatgagggacttaatttcctccatggctgcagcttctcaacaatttggagaccaagagctgccaacaaggaatgtaaatgaggtgagtaattccattttatcatcccaactttctgaactcaccaatgctgtctgtagccttgttgtgagtcaaacccaacaagtccagcagattcagcagcccaagccatgtggaatatgtgccaacaaccacccaactgatctatgtccttcccttcaagaggaggaccagcaagtcaatgctgttggaggtttcaatgggcaaagaaagtatgatccctatgcaaatacttataatccaggttggagggaccatccaaattttagctatgcaaggggaaatcaatatccaagctatcagcaaaggaatcaagctcaagctgcacctcagaactccaaagtacctcttgaagagattgtgcaaaatttagcaaatattgtgcaaagtcttgagaaacaagtgagccaagtggccacttcaatgagcaaatttgagtctcaaggaaagctaccctcccaaactgagataaatccaagacaaaatgttagtgccatcacattgagaagtggaaaggagttgcaagacagtaGGTCTGAAaacttgcaaaaacaggccatggaggaaaatctgccagaaagtgatcagggcagtttctgcgatcgatctgcccaaatcacctgcggtaatctgccccaatc
The sequence above is a segment of the Manihot esculenta cultivar AM560-2 chromosome 5, M.esculenta_v8, whole genome shotgun sequence genome. Coding sequences within it:
- the LOC110612577 gene encoding uncharacterized protein LOC110612577 — translated: MCSRRITLILKERLVAEGHCWKTVPNDTKEFFWQEFKKYFIWDQAIDSLVKIAWQKKTAERYRGLMWEIRKEKTKNLATPDFVLRKWQETWNTSEYKEKCDKFSVNRRSEAGGSGSGIFRYACGSVSQYTHQRRMVLVKIFILYLSSYKYFVSMINATLLIIGNREKD